The Chitinophaga sp. H8 region CGGGCTTTCGATACCTATCCGTATAAAATCAAATCACAATGCCACATCATCATGGTGTCGTCCTCCCTTGATTATGGTGATATTACACGCACCAATGCCAATCCTTTGGTATACAAACTCCTGCGGAAACCACTATTGATGAAAGATATTAAAGAAACCATAGAAGGAATTTTTAAAGATTTTTTATAAATCGCTTGATATTCCGGGAAAAGATATATTTTTGCACTCCCGCAAGGGGAATTACCAGTTATAAAAGGGGGATTAGCTCATCTGGTAGAGCGCAAGCATGGCATGTTTGAGGTGATCGGTTCGAGTCCGATATCCTCCACAAAAAAGAGATCACCATTGTGGTGATCTCTTTTTTTATGTCTGTAAACAGCGGATTATTTCCACGCATGTTTTAAAAAACGGGTCCAGTTGCCATGCATAATATTCTCAATATCCTCCGGTCCATACCCTCTTTTGGCGAGCATGTCGGGCAACCGCTGCAAATCAGCAATCGTATCCAGATCATAAGGCGACTGCTCTTTACCATAGGCGCCGTCCAGATCTGTTCCAATGCCTATATGTAGGGTATTACCTGCCAGCTGGCAAATATGATCCATATGGTCCAGCATTTTTTCCAGGTCACAGCCCATCTCCCGTGGTGTTGATTTTCCACGTACCCAGCCAGGTACCATCATCCAGGCATCCAGTGCGCCGCCTATTACTGCACCTTTTGCAATCAATGCACGGATCATTTCATCGCTGAACTGCCGGTTATGATCTACCAATGCCCGGCAATTATTATGGCTGGCCCATACAGGGCCGTTAAAAAGCTCCATGGCATCCCAGAAAGCATCATCACATAAATGGGTAGCATCCAAAATCATATTCAGCTCTTCCATCGCTTTAAGCAGCATCCGTCCATCCTCATTTAAATGCCCGGTGGCATCCGTACCATTGGCATAGCGCCCAGGGCCATAATGGGCCGGTCCCACCGCCCGCAAACCACGTGCCGATGCTATATACAGATGATCCAGCGTAATAAGCGAATCAGCCCCTTCCAGACTGAGAATATACCCAATAGGTTTATGGTCTGCTGGTGTGCCGTCGTTCCATAAGGCCAGGTGCTGTTCCAGGTCTGCTTTTTCTTTTATCATCACCATTTCTCCGGCATCTTCCATCGCTTTATACCAGGCAGCCTGTGCCTGCGTTTGGGCCCAGGCCTGCTCCGGCGAATGCCATCCCGGCAAAGCATTGTCAGGCGCTACATAACGCGCTATCTGAGTTGCTACTACCAATCCGATATTTCCTTTTCTTAACTCAGGGAAAGCAACGGTGCCATTACCCCGGTCCGGCTTATCCTTCATGCCTGCTTCGCGCTCCCGGATGGCAGATACAGGTTGCCGTAAATCCCTGTTCCATTCCATCGCATTCATACTAAGGTCCAGATGTGCATCTATTGTAAACATACTTTTGTAATTAGGGTAGTAATGAGCTATCTATCGAAAATAAGTATTTTTTAATTAAAGCCTGAACGCACACACGTTGCCCGAAAAATCAGCAGTGAACAACATATTACCGCTAACAGCTACTTCTGCAAATACCGGGCTGCCCAGGTTATACCTGGCTACCACACTGCCATCAGCAGCTGATAACACATAAAAATAACCATCGCTGGCGCCGAAATACAAATGATCTCCGATTTTTACCGGGGTAGATTCAATTGTGGCGGAAGCCGGCCTTGAATACGGGGCAGAATAAAACATGGCTTCTCCGGGTACAAACTGCCAGGCCTGTGCCCGTGTAGCCTTATCATATGCTACCACACCATCAGCGGCCGTACACACGATCAGATGCTTTTCTGTAACTACCGGTGCTGTCATTGTTTTAAGGTCATACCGCATCGCTATCTCTTCTACTGTTTTTCCCGTAAGCGGGTCAATCACATGCAGCTTGTTGATCCCATACACATACAACTTTCCATCGTAAAAAGCCGGGGTACCACTTCTGAAACGGATACCTTCATCGTCACGTTTCCAAAGTAATTTACCATTTATAGCGTCATGTGCAAACAACGCCTGCCAGTTAGCAGATGTGACCAACAGGTTATTTTCCAGCGCCATAGCTGCGGGGGTACCATCCCCTCCCTTCCAGGATTGGTTAGTCCAGATCACGCTCCCATCCTTTATCTGCAAGGCATGCAGACTGCTTCCCTGTCCGGTATAATAAACACCTTTGTCTGCTACCCCTCCTCCATAAAAACCCGGTAATCCTTTTATCGCTCCGGTATGTTTCCACAATAGCTGCCCGTTGTCCGCTTTTAAAGCATAAGTGATCCCCTCTGCATCTGTGGCCAGGATCATATTGGCGGTATAGGTAATGGCATGTTTTATGGAATTACGTGTTTTATACTGCCAGATCATTTTACCATCAGCAGCATTCAATGCTGTAATACCGCAATGCTTATTCTCTTCATCATCAATAGTTGCTGTAAACACCTTTCCTGCAGCATATACCGGGGAGGCTTTCCAGATATTCCCACCCACATTGGTAGTCCAGGCCAATACCGGCTTTCCGCTTTTAGAGGCTGCTACCACTCCATTGCGTTGTGCATTGTTTAATAACGCTGGCCAATCTGCACCTGCTGCCAGGGTAACCGGCTTTCTGTTAAGTGCAAAGGTGTCTCTGCGGAATAATACCTCCCCACTTTTCAGGGTAGCCTCCACCGTAGTATACCAGGACTGATTCCCGGCGGGCACCTGCATAACGGCTCCCCAGTTCCAGTCTGTTTTTGCATGTAACGGAATACTTTGCTGCAAATGACCTTTCTGATCATACAACCGGAAAACCACCTTATCGACGATAGCTGCAGTATGATATACATTAACACTTACCGGTACTTTACCACCAGCAGGTACATACATATTCGCGGCAGGAGATACCAATGCCATTTTCCGGTCTACGTAAGTATACCGCCGTTGTATTTTTACCAGCCCCTGTTTATTTACAGATATCAGCTCAAAATTGCTGGCACTATTATCAATACCCCCGCCAACTGCCGGGGCACTGCAGATAGAACGGATACCACTGTTGCCATGCTCCCTGGAAAAATTAAAATGCCAGTGCCCGTATATCCAGGCCTTTAATGGATACTTATTTAAATCAATGCTTGCTCCTTTGCCGGAATGAAAAACAAATGCACTATCATACGTGAGCAGGTCATGATTAAAAATGACAATGGCCTTGTCAGGGTCTGCCTGTGCCAGATCATTTTTCAGCCATTGGTATACATCATCCGCAGTATAAGAAGGGGTATAATCGCCGGAGGCCATAGGAGTTACGATAAAATGTACATTCCCTACATCAAAGGAGTAAAACACCGGGCCAAATAATTTTTCATATAACTCCTCACCATAAGCCCCCTTTACCAGGTCATGGTTGCCAATGCAGTAATAAACCGGCAACCCCATTGTTCCGGTGTTTAACTGACGGGCATGAAATTTCATGCCTTCTTCATAACAAATATCACCGGTATGAATGAGAAAATCCACGCCTTCCGTTGCCGCATATTTTTTGATCTCAGTCACCCACGCTCCATACATAGGTGTTTCTGTATCTGTCATCCGGAGAAAGGTGGCATTTCCTGATGCTTTTTGCGGCATAGGTACGATACCAAAATTGCAGGTATCCGGCTTTTCGCCCACACTGCGGAAAAATGTACCAACAGTTTTATAACCTGCAGGAGTAGTCAGAAATATAAACCTGGACCTGTTATGCCCCGGCAGTGTATAATTCCCTCCGGCATCGGTTACTGTTACATGCAACCCATCTGAAACACGTATATTCCCCATTCCCTGTTCTGTGGCATCCGGCTGACCATTTTCATTTTTGTCGATAAAAACCTTGCCTGAAAACTTTTGTGCGGTTGCTACAGTGGTGCCCAGCCATAAAAAAATAATAATGCTTGTAATCCTGCTGATCATTACTGCCAATTATTAAATACTTATTATAAATTGCTTAAAAGGTAACGGTTGCTCCGCATATGGAACAACCGTTACCTTTTGTAAGATATAAACTTTTACCCGGTGATTGAAACAAATCCCGGTTCCTCAGTTAGCGTACGATGGATAAGTTTTTGTATCCTTCACCATGTATAATGAACTACCACTTAAAGGATAATATTGCATGATACGGACATAATATTTTGAAGTAGCCGCGCCTGAATATACGGTAGCATCCACATTCAGCGTATTTACCACATCAATGGTATGGAACAACCCACTTGGGTAAGGTACCGACAAATAAGATAATGTATGTTCTGAGTTATCTGCCAATACCTCTACCAGCGTTAAACTGCACCAATAATCATTGGCCACCAGGTAGCCTGCAGGCCATCTGTCATAAAGCCTGAATGAGC contains the following coding sequences:
- a CDS encoding dipeptidase produces the protein MFTIDAHLDLSMNAMEWNRDLRQPVSAIREREAGMKDKPDRGNGTVAFPELRKGNIGLVVATQIARYVAPDNALPGWHSPEQAWAQTQAQAAWYKAMEDAGEMVMIKEKADLEQHLALWNDGTPADHKPIGYILSLEGADSLITLDHLYIASARGLRAVGPAHYGPGRYANGTDATGHLNEDGRMLLKAMEELNMILDATHLCDDAFWDAMELFNGPVWASHNNCRALVDHNRQFSDEMIRALIAKGAVIGGALDAWMMVPGWVRGKSTPREMGCDLEKMLDHMDHICQLAGNTLHIGIGTDLDGAYGKEQSPYDLDTIADLQRLPDMLAKRGYGPEDIENIMHGNWTRFLKHAWK
- a CDS encoding PQQ-binding-like beta-propeller repeat protein, translated to MISRITSIIIFLWLGTTVATAQKFSGKVFIDKNENGQPDATEQGMGNIRVSDGLHVTVTDAGGNYTLPGHNRSRFIFLTTPAGYKTVGTFFRSVGEKPDTCNFGIVPMPQKASGNATFLRMTDTETPMYGAWVTEIKKYAATEGVDFLIHTGDICYEEGMKFHARQLNTGTMGLPVYYCIGNHDLVKGAYGEELYEKLFGPVFYSFDVGNVHFIVTPMASGDYTPSYTADDVYQWLKNDLAQADPDKAIVIFNHDLLTYDSAFVFHSGKGASIDLNKYPLKAWIYGHWHFNFSREHGNSGIRSICSAPAVGGGIDNSASNFELISVNKQGLVKIQRRYTYVDRKMALVSPAANMYVPAGGKVPVSVNVYHTAAIVDKVVFRLYDQKGHLQQSIPLHAKTDWNWGAVMQVPAGNQSWYTTVEATLKSGEVLFRRDTFALNRKPVTLAAGADWPALLNNAQRNGVVAASKSGKPVLAWTTNVGGNIWKASPVYAAGKVFTATIDDEENKHCGITALNAADGKMIWQYKTRNSIKHAITYTANMILATDAEGITYALKADNGQLLWKHTGAIKGLPGFYGGGVADKGVYYTGQGSSLHALQIKDGSVIWTNQSWKGGDGTPAAMALENNLLVTSANWQALFAHDAINGKLLWKRDDEGIRFRSGTPAFYDGKLYVYGINKLHVIDPLTGKTVEEIAMRYDLKTMTAPVVTEKHLIVCTAADGVVAYDKATRAQAWQFVPGEAMFYSAPYSRPASATIESTPVKIGDHLYFGASDGYFYVLSAADGSVVARYNLGSPVFAEVAVSGNMLFTADFSGNVCAFRL